TGCAATGTTGTAcgagttttctttttttctatcttTTGTGCATAAAAGTTTCCATTATGCTGTCATTGCTCTGGCTGACACTTTACAAAAGGAatgatgtttatttcaaaatgattgtGTTGTGTAGTTAGACAAGGATTTACAAACTAAAAAGATTTGACTAAAGGAAGGGTCCCAAACCAAGGCTCTCCAGATCAGATGTATTTAACATGAAGCAGATATTCCAGCCAAATTGTTCAGACTTCTGAcactgctatgtgtgtgtgtgtgtgtgtgtgtgttttccccacAGCCTACGGTTGTGGGCTGCCCACCTTTCCCCCTGTGGTGACCAGGGTGGTTGGTGGTGACGATGTCAGGCCCAACAGCTGGCCCTGGCAGGTGAGTGCTACTGCTTCCGCTGTCCTGTTGTTACGCGTGCTTGCCGTCCCTGACCGGGATGAGGCGATACTACTGTGACCCcgctgtttctgttttcccctTCCACCCCCCAGGTGTCTCTCCAGTACAGGAGCAGCAACGGAAACTTCTACCACACCTGTGGTGGCACTCTGATCTCCTCCACCTGGGTCCTCACCGCTGCCCACTGCATCAGGTGTGCGAAAGAAGTGGTTCCTGACTatagacaaaataaaaacatacacatatatatgtataatatatagaTGGTTCATATAACATTCATAAATTGTACTCTGTGTGGAAAAGCGATCTGTACTATGAGTTCTGATGCTCCGCTGCTAAAATCCCATAATCTTCCCATAACCTCCTGACTCTTGTGTTTGTTCTCTCCTTTCTGGCCAAGCAGCAGCCGCAACACCTACAGAGTCTACCTGGGCAAGCACAGCCTGAATACTAACAACGAGCCCGGCTCCATCGCCATCAGCCCTTCTAAGATCATCGTCCACGAGAACTGGGACTCCTACAGAATCCGGTTGGTTCTGGTCTCGCATTCTCTGTGTTGCACTGATCAAGTCTATAGTGTGTCCGAGATCTGTAAGAACAGAAGATCACTTGATGGGTTTGAAACTAGTTTTACATAAGGTGCTCTACTGTACTATTGAAGGAAGCAGTGTGATAATACAGAGTGCTCTCTGGCACTAAGTTCTTCAGTTGGCCGTAACTGGCTGACAGCTTTAAGCTGTTTAATTCTGGTCATTGATTCTGTACAATGGGAAAGGAGTGCACCGTGTGAGAGGACAACCTAACAAGCAAATGTGAGTTTACACCAGCATGCACAGATCTTGGCAGACAGACTTCTTGTCATCTCCCAGCTACCTTGTACCCCGTCTGGCCAAACATTGAAGCCTGGCCATGCAGTgcctctaatattgttgactccttatggtgttttgttcatgttgtactctgccttacttgtaagttgcttttgataaaagcgtctgccaaatgaataaacgtaaatgtcaatgtcaatgcaTTGCATGTCTTCCACAGCAATGACATCACCCTGattcctgtgttctgtgtgttccacagcaatgacatcaccctgattcctgtgttctgtgttccacagcaatgacatcaccctgattcctgtgttctgtgttccaCAGCAATGACATCGCCCTGATCAAGCTGCAGAGCCCCGTCTCTTTGAGCGACAGCGTCATGCCCGCCTGTCTTCCCGACTCCGGCTATGTTctgccccacaatgcaccctgcTACGTCACCGGCTGGGGACGCCTCTGGAGTGAGTTTCTGATAGCCTGTACCCCGATTCTGAGTTACCTCTACCCTCTTTTTTTATGGTTGTGACATTAGGACATATATACAGAGTAGCAGAAAAGACTCTCAGGTGACTGAGCTTCCCATAGTGGTCTCGATAGCAGAGCCATCCAACAAAGACTGTGGCTCTATTTATTATAGCAAGATGTGACAGACCGTTGCATGCTAAGATGTGGTCTGTCATTTCCTGCATGTTCTTATGGCCTTGTAATTTTGCTTTtccagtcactctggataagaacgaTTGCTGACTGCctaaatgttaatgtacatgtatgcaGGCCCTAttggggtgcttaggggtgcactgcagcCCCAGATGGActtcagtgcacccccagttgtctccttatagCCGGATgcctacatagtatttatgactttttatgATTTTTCGTGCACCCCCTCAGGGATTACacttgcacccctctgtattttctccggGCGCTGagcctgcatgcatgtgtgagctGAGATGCACAGCCGCCTGCGGTAGGGTTAGGTGTGGGCGGTCAGTGATAACCTCCCCGGCCTTTGTGCCTCTGTGCATCTCCCCAGCCAACGGACCCCTGGCTGATGTCCTGCAGCAGGCTCTTCTCCCCGTGGTCAGCTACTCCACCTGCAGCAAGTCCGACTGGTGGGGCAGCCTGGTCACCCAGAGCATGATCTGCGCCGGAGGTGACGGTCAGCTGGCCAGCTGCAATGTGAGTCCCGCCTCCCCGCAATCCCCAGCCCTCCCCCTGGGTGAGTGAGTAACGTGCACGCAGATCCCAAAAACTGACCCGGCGCTGCTCCTGTGGCACAGGGTGATTCCGGCGGCCCCCTGAACTGCCAGAATCCCGACGGCTCCTGGGACGTTCACGGCGTCGTGAGCTTCGGCTCCAGCATGGGCTGCAACTACTACAAGAAGCCCTCCGTCTTCACCCGTGTCAGCGCCTACATCTCCTGGATCAACAACGTGAGTGTGCCCCCACCTCTGACATGCTCTGCCCACACCCTGACACACCTACTGAGCATACTGCAGCTTCTCACTGGCTCACCCTCTGTCCAGGtctggtgctatgggggtgcttaggggtacattgcacccccagacagacctcagtgcatccccagttgtctccttatatcccaatgcctacacagtatttatgactttttgtgcacccccgtggattgcacTTGCACCGCTCTCTATTTTTTCCACCGAGCCCGCTCCATACACTCCTGTACAGTACTGATTACAGTGCTTCACTCTGACTGAGCAATTAGTACAGAAGACATCTTTTACTAATTGATTTTGAAAGCACGAGCCGCTACTTAATGTATACTGTTAattgaatcatttatttatgcactactttattcatttattttatttaatagaTGCCCTTATAGATGgcaattaaaaaacattatattGTTATGTGATTGTgactattttttaattatggaatttttttccacaggtcaTGACCACCAACTAAAATGTGGACTTGATCATTTCATAGCTGATTAATGAGAGAAAGCTGTTCAGGTGTTATGAAATAGTGACAATAAAATAATCTAGACTAtttcacatgtgaatgtgtttccttTGGTTCAGTGTATGAGAAGCCCACAGGTACTGTGCACGTAAGAACAACATGGCTCTGTTATCTAGCTTTGTCCTCAAGAGTTGCAGTTTCCAAGCACCTATGAGAAAAACCTTCTCGTGATCCtcctgtagcaaagggcaagagcagtcaccccacccggccttgaacccgggtctacggggtaccaaaaatacgactttgaccgcgacgccaaagagccaggctcgttggtatggcagtcagagcacatactcaaccatagtgatggcactccgtcacactgccctccccttcgggaagcgcacccatgcgcttcacgcaccatggcgtccctcacgcattctcttgccgtacttctcccatcccagggtgccccactcaccagtgcttcacccatctctggggtccttcacacaccggggtcaactgaacctgggggtccctcatacggctcacacaccgggcacgcctctgatggcctcgcagccagccatcccacttctgacaccatttgtagcaaagagcaagagcagtcaccccacccgacCTTGAACCCTGGGTCTACgggggtaccaaccatgcggctctcgccctttgctacaccTCCctataaaacatgcacattacCTCAAACAACATGGaagtgaaaacagcagaagACTTTTCTAATAATGTGTGAAACATTAACATGCTTGAAGATTATTTCCTAAAAATCCTGTAAATTATTGTCCATGTGCAGAAAGTTGTTTGAGCTGTAAAAGGACCTGGTTATACTCAATGACAGATCAGGCCAACAAAGAGGCCCCTTTAAATTATAGAGAATGGCAAGAGTATAAGACCAGATACACCTAAGAATAATATAACCAATGTGAGGTTTAGTTGACAGAAGAACTTGCTTAATCCCTCTGAAATGAATGTCAGGAAGCTGTCATCTGTTAAATcctctgttttaatgaatgaagGTAGACGAACAAACAATTCACATCAGGTTACAGTTCTATATGAAAGCACCCAGCTGTAATTTGAGATGAAACATATATAGCACACATATCTAAAACCGGGACAGTATCAACACTACTGCTGTCACATTATTTACCTTCATATCTGAGGCTTTAATCCTTGGTGGTTTATATATCTTTACTTAtctttatttaatataaataactTTATATATTACCTTGTTAGATAGCAGGATATAGGTACCACagccagcgtttcccaaccctgctcctgaaggcacaccgtcctgcatatcttctatctatccctgctctacctacctgactgaactcatcagtggcacttttgattagctgagcacacctgatttagtcaagcaggaaggatacatagaagatatgcaggacagtgtgcctccaggagcagggttgggaaacacggccaCAGCAATCCAGGTCAGATACCTGTCTCACCTGGGTGCTCAACCTGCATGTTACAGGCTCAGGTTCATTCTGCCACACTGGAACCTCgtattaacccccccccccccaactggaTCAATCAATTTAAACAGTCAACGCAGCTTAAGTTCTAGCTATTGGGTATACTGCTGCAAAGTGAGCTTGCAGTTGCTACTGGAAATAATTCATGAGGCATTACAATAATCACAATATAAGTTTGTGTAagtataaaaatgtgtatacaATTACTGATAGTCAACAAAGCTACTGAGTTtaactaatttttttttgtggaaacgTAGGTGTGACTTGATGCCAAAGTCCAGTGCGGTGCCACAAAGCCATGCGGGTCTTTCGTGCATTAACATTTAGTGTTTATGGGGTTCCCAAGCAGCTATCGTAATACCACGCCCACCTGTCTCCTTAAGCAAACAATCCAAATCATTGGGTGAAATATTACATAGAGACTACGATTAagtcaaatattcataaatactgaaatacagtGGCCGaccaacattttatttaaacactttAAATATATGACAAAATATCCAGATTTAAAACCGATACCATTATGACAACTGCTATGTTGCTGAattgtgtggggaaaaatggcAAGTCTAAGTATTGGTGTATCTTAATTTGGGGTTATGTGTTCTGCATAATATAAACAAAGAATATGAGACACCCACCGGAGATGAGTCAGACACGTATTCAGCGGGCCCAGCATACGGTGCTTTTCAAACGTGAATTAGCCGCTTAAGGCGGAGCTTGGTTCGTTACCATGGTGCTCATATACAATTCCTAAAAGGACTGGAGGTGTCCATCAGAGGAAGTGGGGGAGAGAAAGACGTATTTGTAAGTTATTCTCTGGCAAATACAAACGTAAAGACTTGCTGTGTTGTTTTGCCTCAGGAAATACTCAGCGGATAGACGTGGTAGAGGTTTTTGTTAGAAATGGGAATTTGTGTGTTGTAAACAAGATGGTGAAAACGAAACGTTCTTTCTGTCTCGCTTTTCAAACGAAATGTTATCGTTTTAAACTGTGAAACACTTTCAAGAACAAAGACTGCAGTCCCGGCGTATGTGGATAACTGCTGCAGTTGTATGAAGTCCAGAATCTTcgtcttttaaatgaaattgcatgAGCCGTGTGCAGTCACGTCAATAAGGAATCGTTACACGGCAGATTAAAGAGCAGCCTACTTGTCACCTTTCATTGCCTAGAACACTTGAGTCGAGCTCAGCTTTTTAAATTGAAGatgcaaacaaaatatatgGACGTGCTGTTGTGAAAGTGTACTGGTTTTTTAGAAACCATAAACTGTTTTGCTTAACAGGTTGGCTACGGCCATGAGGGGATACCTAAAAACCTTAGGATGGGTGTTTAAACTCCAGCCCAAAACTACAACAGTGGGAAAGCATGAGGATTCGGACCTGTGCTTGCAGGTAGTGCGTCTTCACCGTTATCTGACCAGCCAGACGAAGTCTGTGACACTTGGAGGCCCCTCAACAAAAGCATTACTTGGCAGTAGGGCCTAGTCGTTACTGCAAAAAACTTAACTTGCAATCACGCAGAAGCTTAAAGTGAATTGCCTTTGaactaaataactaaatgaaCTGAACATCTATCTGTGTAAGGGGATAACATGTAAATCATAAGGAAGCCATCCGGGGTGAGAACTAATTAGCATGtcagtaataatttattttagctATTTTTGGGAAGTGTTCActttttttgtgggtttttgcCAGAACGGGGGTGTGGAAGAGCACCATGCCCTGATCGAGCACAGCGAAGCCGACCGCTGCTTCGTGCTGCACGACCTGAACTCCACCCACGGCACCTTCGTCAACGGCTGCCGCATCCACAATGCCGCCGTGCGTCTGGCCCCGGGCGACGAGCTGCATTTCGGCTACGGCGGGCCCGCGTATCAGCTGGCGGTGGACACCGCCTCCCCGGTACCATTTCTCCTTCTGTTCATTTACACTGGgagggggcggcagtgtagcgtagcagtaaagagcagggctcataaccgaaaggctgtTGGCCTGATTCCCCACCGAGGCAACACTGCTGTACCCCTTGGCAAGGCAACCAACTCgcgattgcctcagtaaaatatccggttgtataaatgtataacatgtagAAAATGTAACTTCCTatgtataagagcatctgctaaatgccaataatgtaatgtaatgtaactttaaGCAATGGCCATCCCTGCACACATCTTAATGTTATTCTGTCATTCTCTCATTTGACTCTCAGAATCAATCTGTCTAGGAAAACAAAAGCCGTATTCACgactgtgtctttgtgtgtgtgtgcgcgtgtgtgtgcatttaacCCCAGGTGTCATGTCCTCCTGTGAACCAGCGGGTAGCCTGGCAGACCCCACTGCAGCTGATTGAGGACTCCAGTCCAGTGTCTGCCCCCCCTAACATGCCCTCCCAGCTCCCCCTCCTGCCCGGCCAGCCTTCCACCAGCATGGCCTGGATACAGGGGGGGCCTACCGCCCCTCGCCCCCCCAGCAAGGCCCGACCAGTCAGCGCAGGAGCCAAGAGGGCAGGGCTGGGTCACTCCACTGAGCCGGAGGTCCCCTCTGTCAGACCAGGTAGCATTCTTGTTTCCACCACTTACTTCACTAATGAATTCTGCCTGTTACGTGTGGGTATTCCTGGGTGGCCCCTGCAGTTCCTGTTTATTGTATTGCAGGAAGTGGGAGTGGGAATTCCGGAGCAGCGCGCTCGCATAGaagcacagtgacatcacagaacgCTCAAACTCTGCAGCACCTGCTACAGGAGAAGGTGGACTGTTATTGGTTGACAATACTGTATGATCTCTGCCACTGCTAGGTGGAGGAGGCTATGAGATCAGccgtgtttgtttgcttgtctcGCTCTTTGTCTTCCTGTGAACACAATAACTGAAAAAGCAATGGATGAATTTGGAGTAAACTCAGAGAAATGCATGCCTTTGGTACAAggaagacatttttcatttaatttctgttaCAACACTTCCTTACAGTCTAAGAAGTTAAGGCTACACATATTAATAGGGTACTAGCAGCAGCTTTATGCTAATGCGTGTTGCTAGGGCCGTAGTGTAGCATAGCcgtaaggagcaaggctcataactgaaaggtctCTGGCTCCATTTCCCcctagggcactgctgccgtacccatgggcaaggtgtttaacccagaattgcttcagtaaatatccagctgtataaatggataaaactgtatcctattaagtcgctctggataagatcatttgctaaatgacaataatgtaatggtggCATGAAAAGGGTTGAAAGACCTGGATAAAGGGTAAATGGTCTGGGTAAAAGTTTGGGAACCCCCTGCCTGCATGACCTTAaatctgatccaggatcagtgaaTTTGggccttcctgtgtgtgtgtgtgtcccgtGTGTCCCCATCAGGAGGAGAGGATCCTGAGGCTGGGGGACGAGGTCAGCCGCCTGGCGGTGTTCGAGGGCGAGTCGTGGCGGAAAGACGGGGTGATCGCGGGGCTGCGGGACGAGGTGTCCGCCCTCCGCCACCAGGTGGCGCTGAACCGCGTCGATCCCGAGATCAGCAGCAAGCTGCGCAGCCTGGAGAGGGACGTCGGTGAGAAGAAGGAGCAGATCCAGCAGCTGAAAGAGCAGGTGGGGAGTGCGGCACCTGGCAACCACACACTCAGCCAGTGTTTCAGTCATGTTCTGGAAGTGTTTCAGTCACAAATGCGTAAGACCATCAACACCATGTACGTATGTATgctatatataaatgtgtgggtgtgtgtgtgtatgtatgtatgtatattatataaaaaagaatgagCTGAATGAGTATGTACATGTTgtagatatgtatatatatatatatatactgcagTGCTAATGATATAGGcctcataacccaaaggttgatTCACAGCTATTATACCTGTGGGTGGGGTACTGAAGGGTAAATAGTAGCTTCGGTAAATATCCAGGATTACAATATGTACAAATTATATGATATGTAAATTGCTCaggatttcatttgaaatgtgtctgCATGGCCAAGAGAATAATatccccctttttctctttgcCAGATTGTATATAACAATGTGAAATTTACCCATAGAATTAGCAGATTTGTCGTGCACataaattttaatattacagCATGGAGATTGATTGTGTATTTTCTGTCTGCCATTATTTTTATGTAGGATGTTACTCATGGGGCGACCCTTGATCCAGGATGCTTGCCTTTTTGTATGTACTTTTGTCTAAAGTTAAACTTCGTGCCTGTAGATGGTAGAGCTGCAGAACGGGTCGAGTGAGGTGTTCAAACACTCGCTGGCGGAACGGGACCTGAAGATCGCCAATCTGAGGACTCaggtggagaagctgaagaaggaCAGCAGCATGTCTTCAGGTACAGCCCAGTCTGCGTGGGTTATGAGAGGGCGCAGGCgttttgtgacatcatcatgccCCTTTGACACTTTAtttctttgtgacatcatcgTGCCCCTTTGACACTTTAtttctttgtgacatcattgtgCAACTTTGACACCTTAtttctttgtgacatcatcgTGTCCCTTTGACAcgttttctttgtctttgtcccCTGTCCCTCAGGTCTGGCGACCAGCCTGCAGAGAGACCTGTCGGCCCGGGAGAAGCAGGCTCTCAAACTGGCCGCCGAGGTGGATAAGCTGCGACAGGACATCCGGCACAAGGATGCACAGCTGGGAGCCCTGTCAGCCAAGGTGCCCCGGCCCTCTGAAGCAGCCTCTCTCCCAGTGATCTAACCTTATAATGACCCTCCCATCATGCAGTCTAAATGGGCCAATCAAAAATGTCCCTTCAATGGATCAGCTGATCACTGATAAATGATGTCACACGGCACCAAATCCACCATTGCCAACATCAGGCACACAAAGCAATTCATGCTAAGATCTATCTGAATTTTCCAACTGGTTTAAACCTTTGTTGGTTTAGAAATGACACCCTGCTCTTTTCTTTCTGCCGCATAGTTTTCCAGGACGAGAGAGAATAAGAGTCaccaggaggagctgcaggcgCGTGAGAATGACATCATCGCCCTGAGGAAGGTGGGTGCGTCCATTCCGCCGCTGACCCTCCGGAAATGCCAGCCGTGAAGGTGCAGTCCGTCACGGACTTTATGACCTGACGGCGGCGGAGGAGGGGCTGACGTGgtgtcgctgtgtgtgtgccggCAGAGGGCGGAGAAGCTGGAGCAGACCCTGACGGAGCGGCAGACGGAGCTGCAGAGGCAGGGTGCGGAGCGGGACTCGCTGAAGAGCAGGCTGGGCGAGGAACGGCAGGTCTGgccctcacacacgcacgcacaccaaacattattacatcacattatcggcatttagcagaccctcttatccagagcgacttcatCAATTACAGGTCACTTTCATCAATTACAGGTCAAACACTCCATCTACTGACAGCCACACGCATTCCCCCTGTAcgctgtgtctgtgactgtctgtcttATTACCCAGTCTTCTAGTTTTCATTGTAGGGGTTCTAATAATCTCTTTCAGATACTGTTTGCATAAATACACCCTCATCTACTGGAAAGATCAAATATTTTCTGATTTGCAAACTCCAAGCATAATTTACcctctcattttttttactaGTTATAGTACAATAATTATATTTGCATCTCCGTGAAACTGAGTGTGTAAACAGTTGCCACTACACAGTAagtgtcattttatcatgctaCAATATTATAAAAGTATGTGTTGCTCCACACTTCTACTGAAGCAGGGCTCCACACTGAAGAGCCCTTGATTTTTAGTAagtaataaaacaaaccaaTTTGAAAATCGTGAATTCACAACCACCACTGCAATTCATGTTTCATACAAACCCTAGCACGTATTTTGCCAAGTATATTTCTCGTTGAACTGAACAACATCATTGAGCAcactgggcagagaggagagctcaTAAATAAGGTAAAATTAAAGTACAGTGAATACAGTAAATTAGCAAAAATATAGGCTTTGCATTCAAGTGTCTGTTCATATCTAATTCACTGGAGAGGGGAAGTTGAACAGAGTAAAAAGAACGTGGGTAAAAAGAGAGGAATGAAAGCAGAATTCTCTGCCCCTGAGACAGTTTTGtagatttcatttaattaccCATTAAATTACAAGGCGAGAAACAACTTAGAATACATTTGTTCAGGGGCCTAGTCTTTCTTTAATGGTGCTGACTGCTCCTGTGGGATTACACTGCCCCCTAGAGGCTCGTCTCAGTGCAAGCCGAGATGGAGGCGtgcaaacagcagctgcagaacggccaccagagggagcagaggagcagggtggagctggagcgCACTCAGGCACGGGTGAGACCACTGAATACCCAGTCTTCCGCACGCTGTCCTGTAGTCCACAGTGCTGTGTAGAAGCTGTGTCACAGAATGGTGGAGTAGCCGTGAATGCTCTCCGTCTCCCCAGCTGGAACGCCTCCGGAGCAGAATCATCCAGGCCACCTACTCTGCCCCTGGGGTCTCCCCTCCACAGGACACTGTGTCAGACCAGGAGGTCAGTCACCGCAACAGCTCCGTGATCACAATCGGTGACATCACACGTCCATTTAAAACGAGTCTTTGTTGATGCAGGGTCTTCTTGTGGTTACAGCCTTTTATGGATTAATCCGGGTTGATTTTATGCTATGGAGTAATTTCATTTGATGCTCCAACTGCaaattattttctaatttaaaGGGAAGTCTAAAACCTTCTGGATTTTTGTACCTCCAGAGCTGGAATTGTATGAAGCATCcctgaaaaaataatactctCAAGGAGATGAGCCAAAAAGTATGTGCCATTAAAGCACAAAGCAGGTTGCTTTTATGGACAGTCTTGTCCATAATAACCTGCAGTAGCTTGATCCTAAAGCGCTTGATACTGAAGAGGCTGTTTTTGAAGTGTTCCGGAGATCCAGACTCTAGACCGAGTATCTGTCGCCCTCTGCAGGTGATAGACCAGATGACAGAAATTATCGAGGAGAAGGAGGCGTTGGGGACCAGGCTgggagagctggaggagcagaagaaggaggtggtggaggagagggaggcgcTGCGGGCCAgggtgcaggagctggaggagcagctgaaggaaGGCTCAGCGGATCAGGACAGGGCAGCTGAAGAGGCAGGGAGACTGAGGACCATGCTGGAGGAGTGCACGGTAGGCCCTCTACACTGACACCAAGACACctcacatatttcacatttcacagcctCGCTCTGAGTGTGAGGCCATGGCATGCAGCAAAACTCAGCCTGAGATGGGAGTCCCATCATGGGTGGAGCTAAcatatgctgtcaatcactgacttgtgtTAACccataaaaagacattttctccATAGAAAAATACTATTAGTCACTCACTGAGGTAACTACAACTCCATGCATTTGCAGGGTTGTGAAATTCCACTTTCCCTACACTAACCTCAACCATGAtggcatacattacattatattacatgcatttaggagacgctcttatccagagcaacttccagcacaatagaacagaagtgcatccattcaatttaaatgagcaacagtgtcagaccaggctgacaacactcccagtccagtgagtgtgagcagaaCACTAttcaagttaacttgtgcactctgacaaaagccaagtatactacaatacaacagttcctagaacacaaattcataatacatcatagTACTACACATgcaattaacatcaaatgcaagaagtagcaggtgttgggggggtgagGATAGTAGTGGAACAGTATGAAGAGGTACATTACTACCATGCGTTTATAGAGTGAACCATTGGCCAATGTGCTCTGTGGTCTCCTGTCTGTCCTCCAGACTCGCTTGCAGGAAGCACGCTCAGCTCCTGCCCTCCAGAGCGAGATCTCCACTCTGCAGGGTCAGTCTGTTC
This portion of the Megalops cyprinoides isolate fMegCyp1 chromosome 7, fMegCyp1.pri, whole genome shotgun sequence genome encodes:
- the LOC118780528 gene encoding chymotrypsin-like elastase family member 2A, giving the protein MKLVILAFLVAGAYGCGLPTFPPVVTRVVGGDDVRPNSWPWQVSLQYRSSNGNFYHTCGGTLISSTWVLTAAHCISSRNTYRVYLGKHSLNTNNEPGSIAISPSKIIVHENWDSYRIRNDIALIKLQSPVSLSDSVMPACLPDSGYVLPHNAPCYVTGWGRLWTNGPLADVLQQALLPVVSYSTCSKSDWWGSLVTQSMICAGGDGQLASCNGDSGGPLNCQNPDGSWDVHGVVSFGSSMGCNYYKKPSVFTRVSAYISWINNVMTTN